In [Leptolyngbya] sp. PCC 7376, a genomic segment contains:
- a CDS encoding DNA cytosine methyltransferase, producing the protein MGQRPLVVDLFAGCGGMSLGLEAAGFDIAAAVEIDPVHALVHEFNFPYGKTFCRDVSTIHKNDIFEAIAAQGYPQKEIDVMVGGPPCQGFSMMGKRNLNDPRNRLIFEYVRLLDELQPKYFVFENVQGMASGKHRDFLQRLLSKLAAVGYQVLEPRVINSADYGAPQNRNRLILLGYRQNVKPLEYPEPTHGEFLTDLKNFVNVQQAIADLEDIPVFTEIDYGLPPTSNISPYSATLRDQFQLCHHRQSQTLQLWGHLGSNHREDIKQRFRDASAGQKEKISRLFKLEAQGLANTLRAGTPSDKGSFTAPRPIHYSQPRCISIREAARLHTFPDWFQLHRKVWHGFREIGNAVVPLLAKAIGDRLISALDIDSSILETKYLTPQNEAFLKLTVTQAADYWGLPPEAIAKRRRIKPKTLTPH; encoded by the coding sequence TGCCGCAGTGGAAATTGATCCGGTTCACGCGCTGGTTCATGAGTTTAATTTTCCCTATGGCAAAACATTTTGCCGGGATGTATCGACGATCCATAAAAACGATATTTTTGAGGCGATCGCCGCCCAGGGTTATCCGCAAAAAGAAATTGATGTGATGGTGGGCGGGCCACCCTGTCAGGGTTTCTCCATGATGGGGAAACGAAACCTCAATGATCCCCGAAATCGCCTGATTTTTGAATATGTCCGGCTACTGGATGAGCTACAGCCAAAATATTTTGTCTTTGAAAATGTGCAAGGGATGGCTTCAGGTAAACATCGTGATTTTTTGCAGCGATTGCTCTCTAAGTTAGCGGCAGTAGGCTATCAGGTTCTTGAACCCAGAGTGATAAATTCGGCGGATTATGGTGCGCCCCAAAATCGTAATCGGTTAATTCTGTTGGGTTATCGGCAGAATGTTAAGCCTCTTGAGTACCCAGAACCAACCCATGGTGAATTTCTAACTGACCTAAAAAATTTTGTGAACGTGCAACAGGCGATCGCCGATCTAGAAGACATTCCTGTATTTACCGAGATTGATTATGGTCTTCCCCCCACATCTAATATTTCTCCCTATAGTGCAACCTTGCGAGATCAGTTTCAGCTTTGCCACCATCGCCAATCCCAAACGCTTCAACTTTGGGGACATCTAGGCTCGAACCATCGCGAAGATATTAAACAACGTTTTAGGGATGCATCAGCGGGACAAAAGGAAAAAATTAGTCGTCTATTTAAGCTCGAAGCCCAAGGCTTAGCCAATACCCTCCGTGCCGGAACGCCCAGCGATAAAGGCTCTTTTACTGCGCCGCGCCCGATTCATTACAGTCAGCCTCGATGTATTTCAATCCGTGAAGCTGCCCGCTTGCATACCTTTCCCGATTGGTTTCAGTTGCATCGCAAAGTTTGGCATGGGTTCCGCGAAATTGGCAATGCCGTCGTCCCTCTTCTCGCAAAAGCAATTGGCGATCGCCTCATCTCCGCTCTCGATATTGACTCAAGTATCCTTGAAACCAAATATCTTACTCCCCAAAACGAAGCCTTTTTGAAATTAACTGTGACTCAAGCAGCAGATTATTGGGGACTGCCACCCGAGGCGATCGCCAAACGACGGCGCATCAAACCAAAGACATTAACACCCCATTAA